A window of the Cellvibrio sp. pealriver genome harbors these coding sequences:
- a CDS encoding PEP-CTERM sorting domain-containing protein: MKKLLQALTLGTSLVIGAHANAVIIDSSTIIPDENILLNFNGLGLDWVYAGPIATEEWGPGNIEAPEYRASEGWRYATEAEWALRPDWTDFIIGSVTLDPVAGFSDHSLYRFASEYWSNFNHIDLSDAADGYLTNGYDIGDLYSAFDTWYVRDARITVPVPESSSIVLFGLGLMGLFMSRRKFLK; this comes from the coding sequence ATGAAAAAATTATTGCAAGCACTCACACTTGGCACCAGCTTGGTAATTGGTGCACACGCCAATGCCGTTATTATTGATTCATCCACTATTATTCCAGATGAAAATATTCTGCTGAACTTCAACGGATTAGGATTGGATTGGGTTTACGCGGGCCCAATCGCAACGGAAGAGTGGGGTCCAGGTAATATTGAAGCCCCGGAATATCGCGCAAGTGAAGGCTGGCGCTATGCCACAGAAGCAGAATGGGCACTGCGCCCTGACTGGACGGATTTTATTATCGGCAGCGTAACACTTGATCCAGTTGCAGGTTTCAGCGATCACTCGCTTTACCGTTTTGCATCTGAATACTGGAGCAACTTCAATCACATTGACTTGAGTGATGCAGCCGATGGTTATTTAACGAATGGTTATGATATCGGTGATTTGTACAGCGCGTTTGATACCTGGTACGTACGCGATGCGCGCATCACTGTACCAGTACCAGAATCATCATCGATTGTGTTATTTGGTTTGGGCTTGATGGGATTATTCATGTCACGCCGCAAATTTTTAAAGTAA
- a CDS encoding DUF998 domain-containing protein: MSSGIIAPLWMLLGVMLVARWYPGYRHSQQVMSELGARNRPTTKIHPWVNNFPIGFWFFLFGAALVIKDPAHGIIQTTGYLMIVQGVSHWITGLFPCDEDLGIPKPSKTQIIHNLAGMVMYFSHLIACVLWVFSSYEMANWFRWYSALSALVSVVSLVFMVRALNTNVNLGLHQRINYGVLALWVMVLSVQLLLEAGLQ; this comes from the coding sequence ATGTCATCTGGAATAATTGCACCACTATGGATGTTGTTGGGCGTTATGCTTGTTGCCCGTTGGTATCCCGGCTATCGCCACAGTCAACAGGTTATGAGTGAGCTTGGTGCGCGCAACCGTCCTACTACAAAAATTCACCCCTGGGTTAATAATTTTCCAATCGGCTTTTGGTTTTTCTTGTTCGGCGCTGCATTGGTGATAAAGGACCCCGCGCATGGGATTATCCAGACAACAGGTTATTTAATGATAGTGCAGGGTGTTTCCCACTGGATAACAGGCCTGTTTCCTTGTGATGAAGATTTGGGAATTCCCAAGCCATCCAAAACGCAAATAATCCATAACCTTGCTGGCATGGTGATGTATTTTTCGCATTTGATTGCATGTGTGTTGTGGGTTTTTTCTTCTTATGAAATGGCCAACTGGTTTCGCTGGTATTCTGCGTTGAGCGCCTTAGTGTCAGTTGTTTCATTGGTGTTTATGGTTCGGGCATTAAATACCAATGTTAATCTTGGGCTGCATCAGCGAATTAATTACGGTGTGTTGGCGTTGTGGGTGATGGTGTTGAGTGTGCAGTTATTGCTTGAAGCTGGATTGCAGTGA
- a CDS encoding CPBP family intramembrane glutamic endopeptidase yields the protein MHNKQNTVGFGLLALSQFSLVGLAVFLLWLLEIQLPTSAISSAQAIAVGTLLALLTLAVFGVIYRIGGWFAQSLLNDIRRVSVIFNGRSWWHLALVAVFAGVGEELLFRGVLQLWLNQYCSITVAILIVSIVFGLLHYLSHAYFICTVLMSIAFGVGYYFTDSMLMVMVWHGVYDFMALLILVKFPHVIGLYSSPDPDA from the coding sequence ATGCACAATAAACAAAACACCGTAGGGTTTGGTCTGCTGGCACTAAGCCAATTTTCTCTTGTAGGGCTTGCGGTATTTTTATTATGGTTATTGGAAATACAGTTACCTACATCTGCAATAAGTTCGGCACAGGCCATCGCAGTCGGGACTTTACTTGCTTTGCTGACTCTTGCTGTATTCGGTGTGATTTATCGAATCGGTGGTTGGTTTGCGCAATCGCTTCTGAATGATATTCGCAGGGTGTCGGTCATATTCAACGGCCGTTCCTGGTGGCATTTGGCGCTTGTGGCGGTATTTGCAGGCGTGGGTGAGGAATTATTGTTTCGCGGTGTATTGCAGCTTTGGCTCAATCAATATTGCTCAATAACCGTGGCTATTTTAATCGTGTCGATTGTTTTCGGATTGCTGCATTATTTATCGCACGCCTATTTTATTTGTACGGTGTTGATGAGTATTGCATTTGGTGTGGGTTATTACTTTACCGACAGCATGCTCATGGTAATGGTTTGGCACGGCGTTTACGATTTTATGGCACTGCTGATTCTTGTTAAATTTCCGCATGTGATTGGGCTTTATTCATCGCCAGACCCCGATGCTTAA
- a CDS encoding GNAT family N-acetyltransferase, whose product MHIIEQLNDSHILQLHQLYQQQWWSNTRTLEEAHQVVLGSSLVLGVVDDANNLIAFTRVLTDGIFKALVFDVIVDEKYRSQQLGSRLMAAVKNHSRLQQVKHIELYCLPELQTYYQQFGFGTDVGGMQLMRLTMR is encoded by the coding sequence ATGCATATCATTGAACAGCTTAACGATTCGCACATCCTTCAATTACATCAGCTCTACCAACAACAATGGTGGTCTAATACGCGCACGCTTGAAGAGGCACATCAAGTTGTACTTGGTTCATCATTGGTATTGGGGGTTGTGGATGATGCAAATAATTTAATTGCGTTTACCCGGGTGCTTACCGATGGTATTTTTAAAGCATTGGTGTTTGATGTGATTGTCGATGAAAAGTATCGCAGCCAGCAATTGGGTTCGCGTTTGATGGCCGCAGTTAAAAACCATTCGCGCTTGCAGCAGGTCAAACATATTGAGTTGTATTGCTTGCCTGAGCTGCAAACCTATTATCAGCAATTTGGGTTTGGTACGGATGTTGGCGGTATGCAATTAATGCGTTTGACTATGCGCTAG
- a CDS encoding aspartyl protease family protein, translating into MKKFPVFVISMIAFSLGFYASEYRHQQRDIGTGVVASPVVSAVPERHNSLQHSSPSSHTTRSASPQQVPAAKAQSPLERANQLIANGAYGEAVRLLQQLLGQEPRNTEALWLLARVYEQQGLHKESVATWFRYLNIEIDAKKMEDALAYLAKYLIRLSENPAIFGESYEWLMLQINDLIKLTPDNGELHLLLAKMHLKLEEKEQAQYHALMAANQPETQARAEGLLAKLYEGTQQDDSPAEMQVPLIRFGGQFLVPVTIEGEKVKLLLDTGASISGLTASFINRHYPSVKSPKPIQLNTASGTVETYLFLVDTLTIDNVTFNKHMLARLPMDNADLFDGLLGIDILGRFDFVIDQQAAVLRLRKRQ; encoded by the coding sequence ATGAAAAAATTTCCTGTTTTCGTTATTTCAATGATTGCGTTCTCGCTGGGCTTTTACGCCAGCGAGTATCGCCATCAACAGCGCGATATAGGCACCGGCGTTGTCGCCTCCCCAGTGGTGAGTGCGGTTCCTGAACGCCACAATTCACTCCAGCATTCTTCTCCTTCATCACACACCACCCGCTCAGCGTCGCCTCAGCAAGTTCCTGCGGCCAAAGCACAATCGCCACTGGAGCGAGCCAATCAATTAATTGCCAATGGCGCTTACGGTGAAGCTGTGCGTTTATTACAGCAATTGCTTGGGCAAGAACCGCGCAATACTGAAGCGCTTTGGCTATTGGCTCGGGTCTATGAGCAACAGGGCTTGCATAAGGAATCGGTTGCCACCTGGTTTCGTTATCTCAATATCGAGATCGATGCAAAAAAAATGGAAGATGCCTTGGCTTATCTGGCGAAATATTTAATCCGTCTCAGTGAAAATCCCGCCATATTTGGTGAGAGTTATGAATGGTTAATGCTGCAAATTAATGACCTGATCAAGCTCACGCCTGACAACGGCGAGCTGCATCTGCTGCTGGCAAAAATGCATTTAAAACTGGAAGAAAAAGAGCAGGCGCAATATCACGCGCTCATGGCCGCCAACCAGCCAGAGACCCAAGCACGCGCAGAAGGTTTATTGGCGAAACTCTATGAAGGTACACAGCAGGATGATTCGCCCGCAGAAATGCAAGTGCCGTTAATTCGTTTTGGCGGTCAGTTTTTGGTGCCGGTCACCATTGAAGGCGAGAAAGTAAAATTATTATTGGACACAGGTGCATCGATTAGCGGCCTTACTGCGAGTTTTATCAATCGCCATTACCCCTCAGTAAAATCGCCCAAGCCCATCCAGCTCAACACCGCAAGCGGTACGGTAGAAACCTATTTGTTTTTGGTCGATACACTCACCATCGATAACGTGACCTTCAATAAACACATGCTGGCGCGCTTGCCAATGGATAACGCTGACTTATTCGATGGTTTGTTAGGTATCGATATTCTCGGGCGCTTTGATTTTGTGATTGACCAGCAAGCCGCAGTGTTGCGGTTGCGGAAGCGGCAATAA
- a CDS encoding DUF1080 domain-containing protein codes for MKRLISGFLICGLMASAQSFAGEWKSLFNGKDLTGWEAYVSYQPETNAYNLVSKHKPRGLNNDPKKVFSVVDGLLRVSGEEWGGLTSIEEFENFHLKFEVKWGDKKWPPRLDAPRDNGILYFAVGPQGAQSSHWMRSHEFQVQEGDSGDYHSLDGVIIDVHAGDTNIGDWKFYRYDPSLPLRKDIAARVLKLGNYEKPSGEWDTMEVITDGKTLIHKVNGHEVFRGFNSRHLVDGKYVPLTRGKLQIQSEGAETFFRNIQIKTLDKPAAEY; via the coding sequence ATGAAACGACTGATATCAGGATTTTTGATCTGCGGGCTGATGGCCAGCGCCCAGAGTTTTGCCGGCGAATGGAAAAGCCTATTTAACGGTAAGGATCTCACCGGGTGGGAAGCCTATGTGAGCTACCAGCCAGAGACGAATGCGTACAATCTGGTTTCCAAACACAAACCGCGCGGTCTGAACAATGACCCGAAGAAAGTGTTCTCGGTAGTGGATGGTTTGCTGCGGGTATCGGGTGAAGAGTGGGGCGGCCTGACCAGCATTGAGGAGTTTGAAAACTTCCATTTGAAATTTGAGGTGAAGTGGGGCGATAAAAAATGGCCGCCACGCCTGGATGCGCCGCGCGATAACGGTATTTTGTATTTTGCGGTAGGCCCGCAAGGCGCGCAGAGCAGCCATTGGATGCGCAGCCATGAGTTTCAGGTGCAGGAAGGTGATAGCGGCGACTACCACAGCCTTGATGGCGTAATCATCGATGTGCACGCGGGCGATACCAATATCGGCGATTGGAAATTCTATCGCTACGATCCATCGCTGCCGCTGCGTAAAGATATTGCTGCGCGCGTGCTCAAACTCGGCAACTATGAAAAGCCGAGCGGCGAGTGGGATACGATGGAAGTGATTACCGATGGCAAAACCCTGATCCATAAAGTGAATGGTCATGAGGTGTTCCGCGGTTTTAATTCCCGTCACTTGGTGGATGGCAAATACGTTCCACTCACGCGCGGAAAATTGCAAATCCAGTCAGAGGGTGCAGAAACCTTCTTCCGCAATATCCAGATAAAAACCCTTGATAAACCGGCCGCCGAGTATTGA
- a CDS encoding tetratricopeptide repeat protein, producing the protein MTDKSPLAKELSGELILGRAYLPAELPDLELFGLTPEMKQFAEAATAGINSNGARAEALHKALMTSTNYGGRGITYSAYDTITGIEAFERRQANCLSYTLLYVAMARHVGLKAEVNEVILPPTWDMRATDTYLLMRHVNAKVFMPRPNQSWVRVVGSADISDIIVDLEMRRFRPHYKQKVIGKPLVAAQFYSNRGMELAAEGKPREAFLYLRKALLMSEEPSYIWSNFGSFYRRQGLLPAAEKMYLHGLQINPRDYTIMHNLAGIYQEMGNKERADYYQKRVRLHRNANPYFMFKRAEDEIAKGDYPAALELIKKAIKKEGNEARFYRLAATIYDALGEEENAQNMRDKVYQLSTIRF; encoded by the coding sequence TTGACAGATAAGAGCCCTTTGGCGAAAGAATTATCGGGTGAGCTGATCCTGGGGCGCGCGTATTTACCGGCAGAGCTGCCCGATCTGGAATTGTTCGGATTAACGCCCGAGATGAAGCAATTTGCCGAAGCGGCGACAGCCGGTATCAACAGCAATGGTGCCAGGGCAGAGGCGCTGCATAAGGCGCTGATGACATCGACTAATTATGGCGGCCGCGGTATTACCTACAGCGCCTATGACACTATCACCGGCATTGAGGCCTTTGAGCGCCGTCAGGCCAATTGCCTGAGTTACACCCTGTTGTATGTTGCTATGGCGCGCCATGTCGGTTTGAAAGCGGAAGTGAACGAGGTGATCTTGCCGCCCACTTGGGATATGCGCGCAACCGATACCTATTTGTTAATGCGCCACGTGAACGCCAAAGTGTTTATGCCGCGCCCTAACCAAAGCTGGGTGCGGGTAGTGGGGAGTGCAGATATCAGCGATATTATTGTCGATCTGGAGATGCGCCGTTTTCGTCCGCACTACAAACAGAAAGTGATTGGCAAACCGCTGGTGGCCGCGCAGTTTTATTCCAATCGCGGAATGGAGTTGGCTGCGGAAGGCAAGCCCCGCGAGGCTTTTTTATATTTGCGCAAGGCGCTGTTAATGAGCGAGGAGCCGAGTTACATCTGGAGTAATTTCGGCAGCTTTTATCGTCGCCAGGGGTTATTACCTGCAGCGGAAAAAATGTATTTGCACGGCCTGCAGATTAATCCGCGCGACTACACCATCATGCACAATCTGGCGGGTATTTATCAGGAGATGGGTAATAAAGAGCGCGCCGATTACTATCAAAAACGTGTGCGCTTGCATCGCAACGCCAATCCTTATTTTATGTTCAAGCGCGCCGAGGATGAGATAGCAAAAGGTGATTATCCGGCGGCTCTGGAGCTGATTAAAAAAGCGATTAAAAAAGAAGGCAATGAAGCTCGCTTTTACAGGCTGGCCGCCACAATTTACGATGCGCTGGGGGAAGAGGAAAACGCGCAAAACATGCGCGATAAGGTGTATCAGCTCAGTACTATCCGTTTCTAA
- a CDS encoding CmpA/NrtA family ABC transporter substrate-binding protein: protein MKKISCVLRPFAKTTLAIAAAFSLMASAQAETGPAEKTELKFGFIKLTDMADLAVAYENGYFDDEGLTVELEAQANWKVVLDRVISGELDGSHMLLAQPVAANVGFGTPAELVFPFTMTQNTYAITVSNEIWKKMKKNVPVGTDGKPVHPISASTLKPVVDSMKDAGKSIQMGVVFPVSTHNMGLRYWLAAGGINPGLYAPHKGDITGQIDADVLLSVTPPPQMPATMEAGTIQGYSVGEPWNQQAVFRGIGVPVMAVHNKIGDKVFGMRKDFIEKNPNTSVRVVKAMIRAAKWLDEKENANRPAAAKMISAAHYVGADYKVIANSMTGVFEYERKDVRPTPDFNVFFRYNASYPHTSDAIWYLTQMRRWGQIPEAKPDSWYMEMGRKAVAPEIYHQAAADLIAEGKMSASDFPDFKTFNGIRAVDETVWIDGVQFDANKPNEYLTKFKIGLKGDEKI, encoded by the coding sequence ATGAAAAAAATTTCATGCGTATTAAGACCATTTGCAAAAACAACACTGGCCATTGCTGCCGCATTTTCATTAATGGCATCTGCACAAGCCGAGACTGGCCCAGCAGAAAAAACCGAATTGAAATTTGGCTTTATTAAATTAACCGATATGGCCGACCTCGCTGTCGCTTATGAGAATGGCTATTTTGATGACGAAGGTTTGACTGTGGAGCTGGAAGCGCAAGCCAACTGGAAAGTGGTTCTTGACCGCGTAATTTCGGGCGAGCTTGATGGCTCACACATGCTGTTGGCACAACCGGTTGCCGCCAACGTTGGTTTTGGTACACCTGCAGAATTAGTGTTTCCTTTCACGATGACACAAAACACTTATGCGATTACCGTTTCCAATGAAATTTGGAAAAAAATGAAAAAGAATGTGCCGGTTGGTACAGATGGAAAACCTGTCCATCCGATTAGCGCCAGCACATTAAAGCCTGTGGTTGACAGCATGAAAGACGCAGGAAAATCCATCCAAATGGGCGTGGTATTTCCCGTATCAACACACAATATGGGCCTGCGTTACTGGCTGGCTGCAGGCGGCATTAATCCCGGCTTATACGCACCACATAAAGGTGATATTACCGGGCAAATCGATGCCGATGTTTTATTATCGGTAACGCCACCACCACAAATGCCCGCCACCATGGAAGCCGGAACCATCCAAGGTTATTCCGTCGGTGAACCATGGAATCAGCAAGCAGTATTTCGCGGCATTGGCGTACCGGTAATGGCGGTGCATAACAAAATTGGCGATAAAGTTTTTGGTATGCGTAAAGACTTTATCGAAAAAAATCCCAATACCAGTGTGCGCGTGGTGAAAGCCATGATTCGTGCAGCCAAATGGCTTGATGAAAAAGAAAATGCGAATCGCCCTGCCGCTGCCAAAATGATTTCTGCTGCGCACTATGTAGGCGCTGATTACAAAGTTATCGCAAACTCCATGACCGGTGTCTTTGAATACGAGCGTAAAGATGTTCGCCCAACACCGGACTTCAACGTGTTCTTCCGCTACAACGCGTCTTACCCTCACACCTCGGATGCAATTTGGTATCTCACCCAAATGCGCCGCTGGGGTCAAATCCCTGAAGCAAAACCAGACAGCTGGTATATGGAAATGGGTAGAAAAGCCGTTGCGCCAGAAATTTATCACCAAGCGGCTGCAGATCTGATTGCCGAAGGAAAAATGAGTGCAAGTGACTTTCCTGATTTCAAAACCTTCAACGGCATTCGCGCTGTGGATGAAACCGTGTGGATCGACGGCGTGCAATTTGATGCAAACAAACCTAACGAGTATCTCACCAAATTCAAAATCGGCTTAAAAGGTGACGAGAAAATTTAA
- a CDS encoding ABC transporter permease: protein MSNTLVTLKVEQFKAIKWREIVISTLMPMVGILLFIMVWHSAAPGIKTSLGDFPQPKQVYEQWGNLVDEYTAEQERAAVFYERQEKRNAELLAKDPNAKLDVREFNGRPTFFDKVQTSLVTVLSGFLVATVIAIPVGIMIGLSQTLYSAINPLIQIFKPVSPLAWLPLVTLVVSAVYVSDSPAFSKSYIISLLTVSLCSLWPTMINTAVGVAGVSKDLVNVSRVLRLGWFTHVMKIVLPSAIPMMFTGLRISLGIAWMVLIAAEMLSQNPGLGKFVWDEFQNGSSDSLSRICLAILVIGLIGFLLDRAILMLQTYVNWDKGAVVR from the coding sequence ATGAGCAATACGTTAGTGACTTTAAAAGTTGAGCAATTCAAAGCCATCAAATGGCGCGAAATAGTAATCAGTACCTTGATGCCCATGGTGGGAATCCTGTTATTTATTATGGTGTGGCATTCTGCTGCGCCTGGCATCAAGACATCACTGGGGGATTTCCCCCAACCCAAACAAGTGTACGAACAATGGGGCAATTTGGTAGATGAGTACACTGCTGAACAAGAACGCGCAGCGGTGTTTTATGAACGCCAGGAAAAACGCAACGCAGAATTATTAGCAAAAGACCCGAATGCCAAATTGGACGTGCGCGAATTTAATGGCCGCCCTACTTTTTTTGACAAAGTACAAACCAGTTTGGTCACGGTTTTATCCGGTTTTCTGGTTGCGACGGTGATCGCCATCCCGGTTGGGATCATGATCGGTTTAAGCCAAACACTTTACAGCGCGATCAATCCATTAATCCAAATTTTTAAACCGGTTTCGCCGCTGGCCTGGTTGCCTTTGGTCACTCTGGTTGTCAGCGCTGTGTACGTTTCTGACTCCCCTGCTTTTTCCAAGTCATACATTATTTCGCTGCTGACAGTGAGCCTCTGTTCACTGTGGCCAACCATGATCAATACCGCCGTCGGTGTTGCCGGTGTGAGCAAAGATTTGGTGAACGTAAGCCGCGTATTGCGCCTGGGCTGGTTCACTCACGTCATGAAAATTGTGTTGCCTTCCGCTATTCCCATGATGTTTACCGGCTTGCGCATTTCACTCGGCATTGCGTGGATGGTATTGATCGCCGCTGAAATGCTCTCGCAAAACCCTGGCCTTGGAAAGTTTGTGTGGGATGAATTCCAAAATGGCTCGTCCGATTCATTGAGCCGTATTTGCCTTGCGATTTTAGTGATCGGCCTGATTGGATTTTTGCTCGACCGCGCGATTTTAATGCTGCAAACCTACGTCAATTGGGACAAAGGAGCCGTTGTACGTTAA
- a CDS encoding ABC transporter ATP-binding protein, whose amino-acid sequence MSQIHLELTKVGIEFPTPKGPFCALQNVDLKIKKGEFVSLIGHSGCGKSTVLNIVAGLYQATTGGVVLNGKEVNEPGPERAVVFQNHSLLPWLTAYENVELGVKRVFKGKKTKAEMREWIEHNLELVHMTHAMHKRPDEISGGMKQRVGIARALAMEPQVLLMDEPFGALDALTRAHLQDSLMEIQNELGNTVIMITHDVDEAVLLSDRIVMMTNGPAATVGEILDVPLARPRNRLELADNPEYNHYRSSVLRFLYEKQKKVESIDTKRNSKNPEQEVTKTKSVA is encoded by the coding sequence ATGAGCCAGATTCACTTGGAACTCACCAAAGTCGGCATCGAATTTCCCACCCCCAAAGGACCTTTTTGCGCGCTGCAAAATGTCGATCTGAAAATCAAAAAAGGCGAATTTGTGTCGCTCATCGGTCACTCAGGTTGCGGCAAATCAACGGTGCTCAATATTGTTGCTGGCCTGTATCAAGCCACTACTGGCGGCGTGGTGTTAAATGGAAAAGAAGTGAATGAGCCTGGCCCGGAACGTGCCGTGGTTTTTCAAAACCACTCTCTGCTGCCTTGGTTAACGGCGTATGAAAATGTCGAGCTGGGCGTTAAGCGTGTATTCAAAGGCAAAAAGACCAAAGCGGAAATGCGCGAGTGGATTGAGCACAATCTTGAGCTTGTGCATATGACCCATGCCATGCATAAACGCCCCGATGAAATCTCGGGCGGGATGAAGCAGCGCGTCGGTATCGCCCGCGCCCTGGCGATGGAACCACAAGTGTTGTTGATGGATGAACCCTTCGGTGCACTGGACGCATTAACCCGCGCGCACCTGCAGGATTCGCTGATGGAAATCCAAAACGAGCTGGGCAATACCGTGATCATGATTACCCACGATGTAGATGAGGCAGTGCTGCTCTCTGACCGCATAGTGATGATGACCAATGGCCCGGCCGCAACTGTGGGAGAAATTCTTGATGTTCCCCTTGCCCGCCCGCGCAACCGATTGGAGCTGGCAGACAACCCTGAATACAACCACTACCGCTCCTCCGTATTGCGCTTTCTTTATGAGAAGCAAAAAAAAGTGGAATCGATCGATACCAAACGAAACAGTAAAAACCCCGAGCAAGAAGTCACCAAGACCAAAAGTGTCGCCTGA
- a CDS encoding thiamine pyrophosphate-binding protein translates to MLQLINSNFPIPDPLPLSPGNAPVQTDTAPVATPPVQQTTYADLIVDYLAQMGIDTVFGVPGGAIEPLLNSLARSERKGGPRLVVARHECGAAFMADGYARETGKMGVVCATTGPGATNLITGVASALADEVPMLVITAQTPLPKFGKRALQESSCTAIDTVGMFRYVTQFNTLVSHHEQLESKLVSAIMAAHRKPNGPVHISIPADVLRSPATINAHIHSDLLVHDFAMADDSAIARLCEKLGKVDNLVMYIGNGVGKASKQIMEFIELTGAAFVTGPMGKTWVDEHHPLYRGVYGFAGHDSARQLFQSPDVDLILAVGTELGELGTSGWQNDLLNTKLVHIDSSIEHFTRSPMANLHVFGNIDVIFDRLVKSVREVRKWGRSWETLPNANQTPNINGGFFTLREADKCLSNASPVKPQRLMAHLSQALPEDTRIFVDAGNGWSWATHYLSRSNSQGLYRIAMGYGSMAWSIGAAIGSAIGNRAAPTLCIVGDGSYLMSAQEITVAAQQQLPVVFLVLNDAAMGMVMHGQQLGQQESIGWELNEVNYALMAQAMGVDGIVITSPDQLDKLDYQALFQKRGPTLLDVRIDRNEIPPMGDRIKGLAVNGSATPGG, encoded by the coding sequence ATGCTGCAGCTTATTAATTCAAACTTTCCTATTCCCGATCCGCTCCCGTTAAGCCCAGGCAATGCGCCTGTGCAGACAGATACCGCACCGGTCGCCACACCGCCTGTGCAGCAAACCACCTACGCCGACCTGATTGTCGATTATCTGGCGCAAATGGGCATAGACACTGTTTTTGGCGTGCCCGGTGGTGCTATTGAGCCGTTACTCAACTCTCTGGCGCGCAGCGAGCGCAAAGGCGGGCCCCGTTTAGTCGTCGCACGCCACGAATGCGGCGCGGCGTTTATGGCCGATGGCTATGCGCGCGAGACCGGCAAAATGGGTGTGGTATGCGCAACCACAGGGCCAGGTGCAACCAACCTGATCACGGGTGTCGCATCGGCACTGGCTGATGAAGTGCCCATGCTGGTGATTACCGCCCAGACACCGCTACCCAAATTCGGCAAGCGCGCACTACAGGAATCCAGCTGTACCGCTATCGACACCGTCGGCATGTTCCGCTACGTCACCCAATTCAACACACTGGTATCGCACCACGAGCAGCTGGAGAGCAAACTGGTATCGGCCATTATGGCGGCGCATCGCAAACCCAACGGGCCTGTGCATATCAGCATCCCGGCGGACGTACTGCGCTCACCGGCCACCATCAATGCACATATCCACAGCGATTTATTAGTGCACGATTTTGCCATGGCCGATGATTCTGCCATCGCCCGCCTGTGCGAGAAGCTGGGCAAAGTCGATAACCTCGTCATGTACATCGGCAATGGTGTTGGCAAGGCCAGCAAGCAAATCATGGAGTTTATCGAGCTGACCGGCGCGGCCTTCGTGACCGGGCCTATGGGTAAAACCTGGGTTGATGAACACCACCCGCTGTACCGTGGCGTGTATGGCTTTGCCGGGCATGACAGCGCCCGCCAATTATTCCAAAGCCCGGATGTAGACCTAATTCTGGCGGTAGGTACCGAGCTGGGCGAACTAGGCACTAGCGGCTGGCAAAACGATCTGCTCAACACCAAGCTGGTGCATATCGACTCATCGATTGAGCACTTCACCCGCTCACCTATGGCCAACCTGCATGTGTTCGGCAATATCGATGTGATCTTTGACCGGCTGGTAAAAAGCGTGCGCGAAGTGCGCAAATGGGGTCGCTCCTGGGAAACGCTGCCCAACGCGAACCAAACCCCCAACATCAATGGCGGCTTTTTTACCTTGCGCGAAGCCGATAAATGCCTCTCCAACGCCAGCCCGGTAAAACCGCAGCGGCTGATGGCTCATTTGTCACAAGCGCTACCAGAAGACACGCGAATTTTCGTCGATGCCGGCAACGGCTGGTCATGGGCAACCCACTATTTATCGCGCTCCAATAGCCAAGGCCTGTATCGCATCGCCATGGGCTATGGCTCTATGGCTTGGTCGATTGGTGCCGCCATCGGCTCTGCCATTGGCAACCGCGCTGCACCTACCTTGTGTATTGTGGGCGATGGCTCTTATTTAATGAGCGCACAGGAAATTACGGTGGCAGCCCAGCAGCAACTACCGGTGGTTTTTCTGGTACTCAATGATGCAGCCATGGGCATGGTGATGCACGGCCAGCAACTCGGCCAGCAGGAATCGATTGGCTGGGAACTGAATGAAGTCAATTACGCACTCATGGCGCAAGCCATGGGAGTCGATGGAATTGTCATCACCTCACCAGATCAACTGGATAAACTGGATTATCAGGCGCTCTTCCAAAAACGCGGCCCCACGCTGCTGGATGTCCGCATTGATCGCAATGAAATTCCACCCATGGGCGACCGAATCAAAGGTCTTGCGGTCAACGGTTCTGCGACCCCCGGGGGCTAA